The genomic DNA CAATCCCCTTCTCCAAACATATAGGAGGCGGAAGAGGATTTAgttcctccgtccgtccgtccggccggCCGGCAGTCAGTCCAAAAACCCGTTATGTCCAACGTATCTTAAAAAGTTCTTAGCTAAAGGTGATCGCCGATATAGAAATGGATTTTAAGGCCCAAAGAAGGTAACCCAGTTtactttcagaaaaataataatgataaaattacaTATACAAATTAATGACATCAATCTTTTGTATCATGTATTACATATAGTCTTTAAATGTTACTCAGCTTGTAAAGATATGCCTCTGTTGTTTTCATTTGGCCTATAATTCTCACCAGTAAGACTAGACCAATGGCCCTTAATTTGGTCAAAAAATGAAGACACGGCCGTGCATATCTTGACAGGTATTTGATGCATTTAAGCATCTAGCGTTTCGTTTATGAATTTATCTACTTACAGCAGAGTTTTGATACATCATTACAATATGACTGACAGGAATGAGATATTGTACAAATGTTAAACAACACATCAAGTTTAAGGTAAAGATCAACGTTACAAAATAGATCGTTACtgtaaatagaaaacaaaacaccGTCCTCTCAATCACTTTATTTATTAATATTGATgaatttataattaaatatgACCTAAACGTACCTTAAGGAAAAACAAAGGGCTAAAGTCACTTCCACTtaattttacgatatattttaCTTACCAACCTATTAGTAAATGACCGTCCATCCATGCCCAAAAGTTCTAAGGCATTGGTTAATGATGCGCGTTTGAATGTACCAATTGTACGGTCGACGGTCTAAAACCGAATATGAATATAACTAGTTATTAAGAAAACGAGACATTTAGGTGTTAATATCATCAACAAACGTTTCCATgtattgtttatatttcaaaagcatgccacattttatgacaaaattcattttaatatgaacTGAAAAATTGTGGACATCTGAAGGGAACAAGGGgagtatatatatgttataaaatgtgactAAAGTTGTTGGTGGTGTTATCATCAATTCTGTattttaatatatcttattttgtaTCTGCATAGCATGGTTCAACTATTTGTTAAACAATGCAGAAAGTTTAGTTATAACatgattatgaaaataaaatattttcgtttgAGTTTTGACATATTGTCTGTTATTTACATCTGTTTGCACAGTCTTTTTCTGGCATAGCCGTGGATACCGAAACAACATACGAGAATAGTATTACATAATCCCTTTGCGGGTCATTTAcctgaaaatatatatagttgGGTAGGGTTTAGTGTCtaatcgacacaattataggtgatatggcgattttccagctttgacgaTGGAGAAAGAGCTCAGGTGCCcttctatgcattatttcatcacgggctggTACCTGGCTAGAACCACAACCACTgactttccataagccagcttcTTTACATGAAGAGTGAGGCTAAAACCCACATTggtgacgggcaagtgatttgaagtcaacgatcTTAACAATTTTGTCACGGACGCCCCATCCCATTACCTTAACATTACTGAGGGAAAATTGAAGGTCATTCAAATGATAATGTCTTTTCCTGTTGCTGTCGGGAGTTGTACTCTACAGGGAATAATAAGGCACatataattttattgaattattacaGCAATTTAGTTGTGTTTCCATTAGACATAAGTCTTTGCCTCGTTTTGCATGAAGATAATTCATATCCGCTCATTATTGGCTGCTCATCAAATGTGATATATCGTGCAAACTTTGTAGATATCATGTAAAGAATTAAGTgcattattgtgtccatattgcGAGTGCTTTTGCTTAAAGTAGCACAATACATGAGATGTTGTTGATTGTAagcttttcaaaatgaaaatagcatCTGATTCACCAGTTAGAATTACTTCTTCATGACTTTGAAACATCGTTGGTAATTTCGGTCTTTACAACGGGTTGCCCAACAAAGATCAGATTCGGTGAAAATTATACTgaacaaacaaaaattcaaataacacaCATGGCAAAAAATACATCTGAGAAGCATAACGTATAATAGTAACCATTGATACGAAGACGTTTATTTCAGGAATTCAAAGCGTTTCAGTTCTAGTAAACGAATAAGACAATTTAACAAGCTATAATATCAAGACATTACTCTGTTTTAAGATGTCAAGATGTCTTTTAATGCCTTATTTCCTTTACCGGGTTTTGCTCAACTATTTGTCTagcaaaacaactttttttaactGTACATAGAAATTTTCAATTGAATTGATGATTTCGTATCGTGGTACGTAGTATGTGTTGTGCAACTGAAACTGTTTAACTCATTCATACAGAactatattttattcaaaaggaGAAACTGAAAGGTGCATTCTTGACAGATTTGCCTGGTAAGATGCATTGCGTCAACATTTTATATAATGCACGTTAATTAGGCAGAAGGCGTAGTGGTTTAACGAATGTCTGCGACTTGTCTTTTATCATGTCCTTAATGGAAATTTAGGTACTAATACTAATGTTACAAACAGTGTAGATATATTTAATAAGGTCATTAAGTGATAACGACATTTTCATTTTGCTTCTGTCTTAGCTTTGCTTAACgggaaataaaatcataaaactaTGCTCTAAGTAAACGAAGTAATTATGGATACTGTCATACTCAAGCTTACTGAAAGAAGAAAAGCTGACACAAGATCTAGAGTGTAATTTGAGCTTTGATCTTAATGCCTTTGAGCTATTGAAGTTCAAAACGTTATTGTTGTTATTTCCTTATTTGGTCATTCACATGCACAAACGATGCGCATTCAGCTAATTAAAAACATTCCAGCAATTACGTTGTTTGCCTTATCAGAACTACATCTTTGCATCGTATCGTATGAAGATATTTCATATCCGCCAATTAATGATTGCTAATGAAATAAATGTGTCATGTCATGCAAACTTGATGGCAACATCTAAAGAATTAAGTGCATTACTGTGTTATAATTACGACCATGCAGAAAACTACACAGTACACGCCATATCTCTTTACATCGTATCGTGTGAAGATATTTCATATCCGCCAATTATTGACTGATAATGAAATATGTCATGTCATGCAAACTTTGATAATAACATCTAAAGAATTAAGTGCATTGCTATTTTCTAGTTATGACCATGCAGAGAGTTACACAGTACAGGTAATATCTGTTGATGTTAAGCTTGTCATTGGTACTTTTGTGATGTCCTATGACTGACAGCTACAGAGAAGTTGTACCTTCTTGCAAAGTCGAAATGGTTTCATCAGATAGGTTCACCTCCTCACTACTTGAAAAGATCCCTCGTCATGTATGTCAAGGGTTTTACATCTCTGTAGTTTATCAAATTCAAACATACAAGTATCGTTGATAATTAATCAATTTGAATATGCAAAACTTATAAATACAGAATTTACGCATATGGAAAACAAACTGGCAAAACAAGTCATGTTCAAGTGTTCATAACCATAAGGCAGTAACCCTTAATACAAACATAATCATTGAAATACGTTAAGTACAAGTAATAGAATCAATCATGACTGGCTGTCTTGAAGAGCCTCTTTCTACGCAGTTGTACACCTTATTATTGCTCTCATACTTTggttaacatttttatatacattttgtacttaaaaCGAAAGATACTTAATTAGaaactgtataaaaatatataaaaatgaagaaatattctGTTCGGATACTTATTGATATGTATTTAAATCAAATATGAGTTTGAAAGATCCTACTTAGACAGAAACTAGTGAACATTGAAACTGatgacataattatgaaaatctgactgaaaataaagaagaaaatattcattaaatatcaTCAATGCAATAAAATGGCAGCAAGTTTGGTCACCGTGATACACGGGCGTTAcacattatttatttaaagcaaaataatgtTAATCGATGATATTAGCATTATATAAGGACTTGTAAGGTATGCTTCTCTTACTTGctaatcatttatttatcaaaaggGATATGCCCGTATAATGAATATACGATGACGTTGCTGTGTCGGTAGTGGCTATCGTTTCTTTACATGCACAGTTTTCAATTAGCAATGTTATGTTTGTACGTAGAACAATTTTCATGATGTGTTCGCCAGTTTgaatatttcatacaattctttgttAGTAGGCATGCTTCTAAATGTTCCCCACcatatcgaactttctgtactaaGCGGGACAGCTTAAGCATCGATAATGTAACAGATATGATCGTTATCGTCCGTAAATTTTACGTAAACTTCCGAGATTAAGCGGGGGTCATAAATTACCTTATCTATAAAATCGATATTTATTGCCTTCAGGTAATAAGTCTTTACTCTACATAGCAAGCGGATTAAAGACACCCGTATATAGGGATAATGTGACATCAGCGAAGGAAGAATGAAGTTTGAGAtataataaaattcaaagtaaaataataaagaaaataagtacttaaaTGGCATATCATATCTTTTCCTTGCgtctttatttacatatttggCTGGTAGTATCAGAAAGGTCTGTAGTCGTTCCAGGTAGTACTTAAAGGTCTTTTTACCCGTGAAAACATTTTATCACataagtaatatttaaaaatttatttagccatatacatttttacatcaacaCAAACTATAACAATGAACGTATATGATAACCATAAAAATAACTTCTGTTTCATTTATCATCATAGCAAACTGAAAGTATGGTATGTTAATATGCAATAAACTTATGAAGAAAATAATTGTGTATGCATGTTAACAACTTTTCTCTTTTCTATATATTGACCAGTATGAAAATAGAATGGCTTAATTCACAGTCAagtcaaatgtttgttttaatttataattttgttaagTATAATCAACTCGGGAACTAACTGGGGATATTTAACTAAAAAGGAAATACAAGACTGTGTAATTTATCCATTTCTTTCTGGGCCTAATAAAAACGAAAGGGACatctgtttgaaataattcaaattatcattgctatgtataagaaacaaatacagttttattttgaaaatagagatgaaataCCCAGGTCAAGTTGAAAAACGTTTTGTTTATTGGATATACACATCAGTAGCTTACAAACGTGTAATATTTTCTCAGGCTAGAAAGTATGACATATATAGacacattgtaaaaatataaagaaatgacaatcatttCCACTTCAACGTAGAACACGGCAAAATTTGTAGTTTCCTGTGCGCCTTACACCCAAGTTGCAGGTGcgaaatatttactttaaagaGGGGGACATAGTTATTCAGAGATTGATGCCCACGGAGCGATGTACCCTGTTTTCATGTATGGAAGCCTGCACACTTCAGAATTTgtaacattaaattaaaaaatcaaatgttttaagtgtcgcttgaataagcaataaacagaacagataatGATCTTGAATATGGAATACAATAAAGCAGCCGAAAAAAGCATAATCATTCGTAATgtcttgtttactttaatatagaataaaacataataattgtcTTTTTATTAATTCCATTTTATTGCCGTTATGAAATGCCTATTTTTAAAGAGACATGTGCCATAAAAGTGCGAAATATCCACTATCACCCCCATAATTATCCATGGTGTTCGCATTTTATTATAGTGAAAAGGTAATAAAATTAACAAGCATTGAAGGGACTATCTAATTAAGTATCAATTAGAGCTTACTCAAAGCTGATATTTATTACCTCTAATTGAAATAATTATCCCGATGTGATAATAATTTAATGGTCAATTTCTACATTAATCTTCGCTTACGCTGTCAGGGTTTTGATTAACAtgctaaaagttttaaatacggATAATTTACTCTCAACCTTATAATTCATTAATATGTATAAATTGTCATTCTACCATATTTAAACACTGTGCTAGATTTATTAATGcagtcaaaatttaataaatcagttgGTACTAAATTTGTAATTTGAATAAATACTTACCACAAACATTTTGCTTTGTAGATACTTCAAGCTAGGTATAAGCGAACTGGTTAAAGAAAATGTTATGGAATCTTGCGTGTCAAGATGTGCGCagataacaaaaataaatcgCACATTTTTGACAGGTGAGGACCGTTTCCACATCCAATTGTCAGATTTTGATGTTCTTAAGAAAACAATTGGATAAATAATCAAGGTGACACTTTCTCTAAACAATTTCATCTTTGTGTCTACCATTTCCCCCCATAAAAGATCCCATATGTATCTTATTTTGTATACCTTTGGTCCCTTCTTTCACGCATTTGcatgtcaaaatatgaataacgttatatcatttttatgaaaaaacaaaacaaaaacaaaacgcaaaataattgataaattatgaTGATTGCATGCAGGTATTTAAAAACTTAAACTGACTTtgcaggggcgtagggacgatttgcGTATTGGGGCGGCGAAGGGGGTGGGTCTGGGAGGGGGGATCCCCCTCCCATCAACGGGGTCCGGGGTGGCCCCTGGAAAAatttgcatatagctagagtaaatggtgcaatctggcgactgCAGTAGCTGTTAAACTTACTCGTTTATTTCGAGTTTTCACCCATAATTACAGTTTACTGTGTTTAAAAACTGTAATGGCGGTAGAACCAGTAATGTCTAtgtaggggatcgagcacaagaccctgacttatTCAATTTTAGTcgttaaatggcattataaaggtgAAACGCAATTCactgttttttttctgcaataagcACTAATTATATACTcgtatgtttatatattttaatttcattacatAATTTATCGCACACAATGTACAGCATATATATGTAGAACATCATTAGCACCAATAGATAGCTGATACCAAGTTAAACAAACTTTCCAAATGTACTTTTGCGTGTTTCATTTCCACAAACAAATTCATTTGCCACTTCCATCATGTCAATTTTGTCTGTCATCTCCCTATGCACATAGAGTGTCATGAGATGGTTTAACCTTTTCTGTGTCATACTGGTACGCAAATAAGTCTTAACTCTACGTAGAGCCGAGAAGGTACGTTCACTAGTCGCATTCGTCGCTGGCATCACTAGCACAAGTTTTAACACAGTCACAATTCCAGAGAACATATTCCTTGAGACCGGGTTCATGGTTTGAATAAGCTCAACAACACGTTGCAAGGAAACACATTTTGTGTCGCTGATTGCACTCTCCGCATACACTTGAAGGGTTTTTAGCTGAGTGAGTAGAGATGTCTGATCGATGTCATCCTTGTAGAATTCTACGACGTAGTTCATGTCATCGACAAAAGAGAGATCACCAGTCACACATTTAATCAACATGTCTTCAAGATGTCTGTAGGTCTTGTACCCGGGTTGATCGAACCTGCTCTGCACGCAGTTTATAGTAAGGTCGAGCGCCTCATAATACTTTTGACGGTACAAGTCCTTCACTGTGGCAGGATATTCATTGGGTGCGCATCCAGTCTCAAATCGTTTTGGCATTTTTCGTCTACGCGGCATAGTTGGCTCATTGACATCAAGAGTGTTGAGCTGATCATTCACTTGGTCCCAGAATTTATCGTAGCTATCCTCATCTCTCATGCGCTCAAGCGTTTCAGTAGCGATCCTCGCGAGTTTCTGGCCCTCTGCCGCGGACATTTCCTTGTGTTGTAGTGTTTTACTAAGATTGTCAGTGTGTCGCAGTACCTCGAATCCCAAGCTAACACCAAAGAGAAAATCAAAGTTACTCATTTGTGTCTGCACACCCAAGATGCGCGCACGTGTTTCCGAATCCTTCACATCATCGTAACTGCTGTCCCACAATGTCTGCAACACATTATAGTTCTCAAGGACACTGTTTAGGCTAGCGGCCCGAACAGTCCACCGTGTTGGGCATAGCACTCTAAATCCGGGTTGGTCTGGATTCATATCACTTTTCAGCTTCTCAAACAGACTGTCTCTCTTGGGTGAATATTTAATCAGCTTTGACACTTCATGAACGGTGTCTAATGCATCCCTCATAACTTTCGATCGTTTAACAGTGTCACCAACGGCAAGATTTAAAGCATGTCTGTAGCGGTGTGTATATACGGCACGTGGTTCCTTCTGGACGAGATTTGTAGCAACTCCACTTTTCGAGCCAGACATGTTGCTCGCACCATCGTAGCATTGACCACGGCAGTTGTTCAGTCCGAGATTCATACGTATGAGTGTGTCCTCAATTACGCTGGTCAGTGTCTTTGCGTCTATTGATGCCACCATGTACAACCCAATAAAGTCCTCGTGCACATTCAGTTCATTATCCACATGCCTCAACACCAGAACAACCTGTTCACGATTGGATTGGTCTGTAGTCTCGTCAGCCATGATGGTGAAGAAGTGATTTTCCTTGATGTCGGAGGCTACTTTCCGCAGAATACCCAGTGCCATTATTTGTAGGACTTCGTTCTGAATGTCGGGTTAATGTATACTTCTCCCTTTTCTTCTCCATCCATGTTATGATCGACTCGTCTGTTTCGCCGTGAAGTCTGAGTAGCTGTAAGAAGTTGCTATCGTCTTCATCGTGCCCCCGTAACGCTACTCCCTGACGTGCCAAGAACCGGATGTTTCTCAAGATAGTAAGTAGTTGGGCGCGGTTGTGTTTCTTTTCTTCTGAGTGAGCAGCAGATAGTGTTTCCCCGATGTCTTTTGTCTGTTTTGGCAGAGTAACATGTCTTTCAACTGCTTCCTTGTGGCATTCTGATTGCTGATGTTTTCTGTACTTTGTTGTGGCGTCCTTCCAGTTGCAAAAGCCCGCCGATACGAACGCAGACTCTGCCTTCGAGTTAGCGATTTTGCCTTCTTTCATAGCCGACATACAGATGAAACAGAACGCCAGATCTTTGGACTGAAAATAAATGCATAAATGTGTAAGAACTCCTAATATGAATGCATTcagtaatttaaaacattttgaatatctAGTGAAATATTGACACgtattgtaatttgtaatatgTATGGTAGCATTTATTTAAAAGCATCCTGAGGCTTTAACTTGACAGATCCCAAATGTACAGGAGACCTAACATAATCGTATATTTTGCAACAAATATTTACCTCATCATAGTGAATCCATGGAAATACGCTGAACCATTGAGGGTTGAATGAACGGAGTTCAGGGTTCTTTTTACCGAATGATCGCTTTGGAAACGCAAAATTGCCAGGCTGATTGGCCTTTTCCATTATTATGTTAAAGCTGTAATACTTGTAAATGtaactagatctgtaaaatctatgaggatttttctacatttgatgcgttgaatttaatcattatgattggtttctttcatatttcaaacaatatgtttaagtgtcaaaaatatttaatttaatatatttctagCCTTTTCCAAAAAATTACAagttcggcatttcgccgctcctcgaaatattggggcggcgagcgccgcccctgccgccccagctcctacgcccttgctttgacattaaattaaCCGTAACAGGACTACCTGTATACCGCGTCGTCTGCTCGCATTCGGAAAAATCCGGAAAATTCCGAGTCAGCCCGAGTCTTCATTTTAAAGTAATAGTGATGTTATAAAACACCCAAAGGGTaagttaaatcaaatattttttaaaattatttttacacagtTGAGTCTAGCAATAATTATTCTGTAGAACATAAACCAacccaaaaacgatttttttttgggttttttcgtattttgaaacaatataaaaaaaaaacttccccaAAAATTCTAGAAAAAAGAGACATTTACTTTTGgacgaaaaatggaaaaaaaaaagggataaaaactTAAAAGTCCAAAGGGAAAGCAAAAGCAAAAaccttaaaacttttaaaaaattatattttctttagttaaaagtttaaaaatcaacAAATGCCCCCGAATCAAATTCgtttttttaaaacccatttAAAAGATATGGGAAAAATAAATCGAAATTatccttctttttttaaaatggtgaaaaaaatcgATAGTCccgatttttgggaaaaaatttaaaaagttaaattatgtttttcataaaaGGGAAATTCGGGGGCCTGATAAGggaaatataagaaaatttgtCTTATATTTAATTGATCCcccatgaaaaaatgtttaaattgaattatgTTTTTTTTGCGTTTGGGACATGAAGAAATATAGGGTTATGCTATTTGTATCGTATGGGGAATCATCTTAATGGGACGGATAAACAATTTGATACAATCTAAACGGGAAAGCTTTTTGCACACCATACTTAACAATAATCAAAAGGTCACTTTTGGGGAAAGGGGAAACCCAAACCCCGGTGTTTTTTGGGACACCGTACCCCCGGGGGAAACTTTTTTTAATTCGGGTAAATTTTgccttgatttttttaaaaagatattacaaAAGGAAGTAAAAAGTGTCTCCCATCATTTTCTCAGTTTTTTTCTAAAGGTTTTGGGCAGGACTGTTTTTGTAGACGTACTCTTTAGATAACGAACACATTCTAGCAGTTGGGAGTAGTGTTTAAGTAAAGTACTTAGAACGGATTTTTTTAGGAAGAAAGCACTCTTTTGTGTCCTAAAACGCtctttccctttaaaaaatttccGGGAAAAGCAAAAAGGGGAAAATACAGGTTTGGGCAAAATTTTTTATCTGAATCGGGACATTGTGTTGTTGAAAGGGGACCCAAAAGCCACGGGGGTTGGCCCCCTGATTGGACTGCCCTTATTATTACAAACccagttttaatttcatttttaaaaatttcaaagatattgtaaattaaaaaaaattagcaTGTTTATTAGATAAGACATTTTAGTTCCTGAATTATTTGTCGTTTGTTGAAAcagcagaaagaaaaaaaaacatattccctttagaaattttttattattttaagcaTGACAAAACAAAGTTAATACGATATCGTGTCTTACTGTCTTTTCCCCGGGCGCCCGGGTCGCAGGGTCGGGTTGTTGTGTATCGACAATGCAAATTTGGAACGCGACCCCGCAAAACGGCAAcccgaaatttttttttcagataaagaTTTTCCCTTTAATGAATTTTTTcaaaagggaaaaggaaaaaaatttatttcaaacgaaaaaactttttttaacttaagtttttaaaattaccgtaaaaacccaaaaaaattaaaaaaaaagatttaaaaaccttttttagaGAAAATCCTCTCtcatacaagtttttttattaatttaaaaacccAAGTTGTCCCCAAATTTTGGGATATAGTATACCTTTTAAACGGCTTCGACGAAAAAAAAGGATTCTCATCGTTCTCAGCAATTTCCggttcccctttttaaaaaaagggaaggGTTTTTGTTTGCGTTAGATCTAATGAAACACGAAAAAAACACCGTTTTCGCCTCTTGCTAAAGTTTACGGGTTAAAACGATTTCCAATGTCAAAGCACAATGCCTTTTTGGATAAAAAAAGTCCTTTGGAAGTTTTGGCAATCTCTCCTATGTTCTTtccttttttgggtttttatgtaaacatttataaCTGGGCCGAACCCTAGAATGTTTCCAGTTTCTTTCAAAACAgataacaaaactttttttaaaaagtcttgaTCAAAAGTATTTCCAAACAGTTTTCCACTCCTGCCCAAACCCCCAAAAAACCCTTCGTTCCAATCTGTACCAAATCTTGGGATCTCTAAACTGTGGGGGCAAAAAAATCTGCAATTTCGTTTCCCGCTTTCCCATCGTTGCTAAACTTTCTGAGAAAGCGGGCCGTTTAGCGTATAAACATACACAAACACCCCTGATCGGTAACAAAAAGTTTTTTCTCCGTCAAATCTAACCCTCCATGTATCCCTTTCAATTTTGGGGTAGTGTACTTTTTTTTGTTGGGaaatgctaataaatttaacatttttttttcctcgGGAAAATTTACTGCTCCCCTCTGTCGCGTGTATAACAACATACCCCCCACGGTTCACTCAAAAATTTTCTTTCAGCCCTTTTAATTCTGTGTGAATTTGCATCGAGACGTAACAGTTTTTATtgctttttgttttagaaaatgtccACTTGGCAGCCGGCAGCCCCggtatgttaaaattttattattcctTCTGGGGGCCCCGTTCGTTTTTGGCGtttctgaaaatttgtaaaattcagGGGatctttttttaaaggggaaagcCGACACATTCCAATGGGGGGGGTTTTTGGGCATTTTTTCAAGTAGTTTTTTGACCCGGGGAAAATTCAATATCGGAATTTAATTTAAAGGCTTATGCAATGCTTGGGCGTGTTTCAGAAATTGCTTTCTGACTTTCTTTGCTTTTTCTATTCTTCCCTATACTTTGACCCCCTTCTGCCCCTTTTTCGATTTTAAACTATCTTGTGTAAGTTAAGCATTG from Mercenaria mercenaria strain notata chromosome 11, MADL_Memer_1, whole genome shotgun sequence includes the following:
- the LOC128546754 gene encoding zinc finger MYM-type protein 1-like; translated protein: MVASIDAKTLTSVIEDTLIRMNLGLNNCRGQCYDGASNMSGSKSGVATNLVQKEPRAVYTHRYRHALNLAVGDTVKRSKVMRDALDTVHEVSKLIKYSPKRDSLFEKLKSDMNPDQPGFRVLCPTRWTVRAASLNSVLENYNVLQTLWDSSYDDVKDSETRARILGVQTQMSNFDFLFGVSLGFEVLRHTDNLSKTLQHKEMSAAEGQKLARIATETLERMRDEDSYDKFWDQVNDQLNTLDVNEPTMPRRRKMPKRFETGCAPNEYPATVKDLYRQKYYEALDLTINCVQSRFDQPGYKTYRHLEDMLIKCVTGDLSFVDDMNYVVEFYKDDIDQTSLLTQLKTLQVYAESAISDTKCVSLQRVVELIQTMNPVSRNMFSGIVTVLKLVLVMPATNATSERTFSALRRVKTYLRTSMTQKRLNHLMTLYVHREMTDKIDMMEVANEFVCGNETRKSTFGKFV
- the LOC128546755 gene encoding zinc finger MYM-type protein 1-like, encoding MEKANQPGNFAFPKRSFGKKNPELRSFNPQWFSVFPWIHYDESKDLAFCFICMSAMKEGKIANSKAESAFVSAGFCNWKDATTKYRKHQQSECHKEAVERHVTLPKQTKDIGETLSAAHSEEKKHNRAQLLTILRNIRFLARQGVALRGHDEDDSNFLQLLRLHGETDESIITWMEKKREKYTLTRHSERSPTNNGTGYSAESSLRHQGKSLLHHHG